ataaatgatgaaaCAGGTTGATTCCTCGTCAGAAAGTTCTGCATTCCCTTTTGAGACGGATCCAAAAAAACTAAGGAATTCAAAATCattcctttccttttcctttccctttgtcttTGTTTTCCTTTTTTGATTTCTTTCCATAAGCCAATGCTTCTTCTCGGGTCCGAAAAACGGGTGTCTCCTTATCTAAATGTCCATAGAGCTTTGTCCAATAAGCAGATGCTTCTTCTCGAGTCCGAAAAGTCCAAATATGGGTTTTGGCTTTAGCATCTAGCATTTCC
The window above is part of the Euphorbia lathyris chromosome 3, ddEupLath1.1, whole genome shotgun sequence genome. Proteins encoded here:
- the LOC136224869 gene encoding uncharacterized protein isoform X1, with product MASEHEKSSAGRQLSLKTCFDDLWFCYSPVHQLQQYYRIGYLDNCSGKWRALMDSLLLKTKKSSEVQEMLDAKAKTHIWTFRTREEASAYWTKLYGHLDKETPVFRTREEALAYGKKSKKENKDKGKGKGKE